The Acuticoccus sp. MNP-M23 genome has a segment encoding these proteins:
- a CDS encoding heavy-metal-associated domain-containing protein, giving the protein MTTFHIPGMHCGGCRATVRKTIHAIDPDAKIAFDNEARQIVLDSRAETAKVQAALTAAGYPATPLSPV; this is encoded by the coding sequence ATGACGACATTCCACATTCCCGGCATGCACTGCGGCGGCTGCCGGGCGACGGTCAGGAAGACGATCCACGCAATCGATCCCGATGCAAAGATCGCCTTCGACAACGAGGCACGCCAGATCGTCCTCGACAGCCGGGCAGAGACGGCGAAGGTGCAGGCGGCACTGACCGCGGCCGGCTACCCCGCGACGCCGTTGTCGCCAGTGTGA
- a CDS encoding Crp/Fnr family transcriptional regulator, translating into MIAIMFSALAHQSSERSFPAGAIIFRQEETVRRVFWVVSGMVHLERHTPAGRCIVLQRAGPEDRLAEASLFADRYHCDAVAASACTVRSLHRDHVLAYLQNHTAAALELLESASREVQHLRGRIEVAALPRVADRLDAWLALRGERGTRTWREVATMIDVSPEALYRELSRRKRTLQRAGSAGGQSGS; encoded by the coding sequence GTCTTTCCCGGCTGGCGCGATCATCTTCCGGCAGGAGGAGACGGTTCGGCGCGTCTTCTGGGTCGTCAGCGGAATGGTGCATCTGGAACGACATACGCCGGCGGGGCGGTGCATCGTGCTGCAGCGCGCCGGGCCTGAAGACAGGCTTGCGGAGGCATCGCTGTTCGCAGACCGCTACCACTGCGATGCGGTCGCGGCGAGCGCTTGCACGGTCCGGTCGCTGCACCGCGACCACGTGCTCGCATATCTTCAGAACCATACGGCCGCGGCGTTGGAACTTCTGGAGAGCGCGTCGCGCGAGGTGCAGCACCTGCGGGGACGGATCGAGGTTGCAGCACTGCCGCGGGTTGCGGATCGTCTGGACGCGTGGCTGGCGCTGCGCGGCGAGCGGGGCACCAGGACGTGGAGAGAGGTTGCGACCATGATCGATGTGAGCCCCGAAGCGCTCTACCGGGAGCTGTCTCGCCGCAAGAGGACGCTTCAGCGCGCCGGTTCCGCGGGCGGGCAATCCGGCTCCTGA